In Rhodanobacter humi, the genomic stretch CGCCGGCAGGCCGGCACAGCTGAGCGTCCAGTCCAGCGTGGTGCTGCTGCGGTGCGCATTGTCCCGCCGGCACTGCGGCGCGGGCATCGGCAAGGCGGCGAAGCGCGCCCAGGGATCGTCGCCTTCGTTCACGCAGTGCCACTCCACCCGCGGCGGCCCCGCATGGCCGTGGCTGACGTCGCGCAACACGATCCGCCACAGGCCGGGCATGGCCTGGAAATCGGCGGGATCGGCGCGGGTGACGGCGATGGATGCCATGCCGAGCAGCAGGATCGTGCACAGGCCCAGACGCAGGATCGACCCACGCGTCCAGCATGCCGTCATTCGATCCGATGCGCTCATGGCTTTACCTCCGTGACGCGGTGCGCGGGCGGCCGCCGTGGCGAGCCGCCCGCGCATTCCCGCTTCCTGTTCGCGCTCAGTCCTGCAGCGCCTCGTCATCGTCGCGGCCCGGCTGGTGCGCCAGGCGGAAGTCGAACATGTCCATCAGGTTGCCGATCGCCGGTGCGTTGAGCGGCACGTAGGGATCCTCGGGCAGCGCGACGGGGTTGGGCAGGTTGTCGCGGCTGCGCTGCGAGATGCGCTCGTGCAGGCCCCAGTTCGCCTCGACGAATTTGTCGAAGGAGACGTGGTCGTAGTAGGTGTGCACCACGTGGCCGCCCTCGGAGTACTTCGAGATCACCAGCAGCGGAATGCGCGTGCCGTCGCCGAAGAAATCGATCGGCTGCACGTAGCCGGAGTCGTAATAGCCGCCGCCCTCGTCGAACGTCACCATGATCGCGGTGTCGTTCCACAGCGTCGGGTTGGCCTTGACCATCTCCACGATCTTCTGCACGTAGCCCTCGTACAGGTCGAGTTTGGACGAGGCGGGATGGCCGTCGAGCAGGCCGTCGGGCTTGGCGATCGAGACCGCGGGCAGGGTGCCGTTGCGAATGTCGCTGTAGAGGTCGTTGATGTCCTGGTTGCGCGCGCGCAGCTTCGGGTTGGTCATCACCTGTTCGGAGTACAGGAACGGGTTGCAGATGTTGCAGTAGCTGCCGCCCTCGCCGTCCTCCTTGCCGTTGTCCCAGCCCTCGCCGTAGTACTTCCAGCTCACGTGGTGGCGGCTCAGCAGCAGGGCCAGGTTGTCCTGCTTCGTCGGCGGGATGGTGAACTGGCTGGCGCCCAGCGGTGCGGGCGTGCCGTCGCCGAGGTAGCCCGGGTTGTAGTTGTTGACCAGGTAGTAGGCGTTGCGCCGGCAGTTGCCGCCGTGGAATGCGTCGTAGGGCAACGCGTGCAGGTAGTTCCTGATCTGGGCCACGCCGGGCTGGTTGTCGTCGGCGCAATCGACGTAGGAGCCGCCGCCGTAGCCGTCCTGCACATACCAGTTGTTGGTGCCCGGCTGCGCGTCGGGGTTCTCGACCTGGTTGGCCGGCGGCACCGCCGGGCGGCCCTGCGCGTCGGCGTACCAGATCGGCTCGCCGTAGCCGAGCATGATGTGGTTGGCGCCGGTGCCGCCCATCACCGACTGGTGGAAGTTGTCGCTGAGCGCGTAGGTGCGCGCCAGCTCGGCGAAGTACGGCGCGTCGCCGTGGGCGATGTTGAGGAACTGCATCGCGGTGGAACCCTCGCCGGTGGTCTGGTCGGTGAAGTTCGCCGGCTGCGGCTTGCCGTTGCTGCCCGCGCCGACGCTGGTCTCCACCCACGGAAACAGGTCGTTGCGGCAGCCGCTGAGGTTGTCCAGCGTGGCGGTGGCGGCGTCGCAGTCGAGCTGCTGCCACATCTGGAAGAAGCGGTGCACCGGGCTGTTGGCGTAATCGTCGTAGCCGAGCGAGGCGTGCATGTCGACCGGCGCGTTCGGCAGCGTGGCGGGGAAGCGCGTGTCGAGCACGTGGTTCGGCAGGCCGGTGCCACCGGCGGCGAGTTCGCCGT encodes the following:
- a CDS encoding DUF3617 domain-containing protein, producing the protein MSASDRMTACWTRGSILRLGLCTILLLGMASIAVTRADPADFQAMPGLWRIVLRDVSHGHAGPPRVEWHCVNEGDDPWARFAALPMPAPQCRRDNAHRSSTTLDWTLSCAGLPAPSGRGRVDFDTPEHYTASVSLRGRGEVLRVEGVRRAACTGPSD
- a CDS encoding alkaline phosphatase family protein, with translation MSTIFRRSRLRAFAVGALATGIAGLASAQTATPPDQDATFRAHAHTADHHAQQGLPGGMVMLHRPDDGDDRSNRTRTPIKHVILLIGENRTFDHVYATYTPPRGQQVRNLLSEGIVNADGTPGPQVAKAQQWQAQSTGKFALAPQHTAPYATLPAMNTGGAPTQAPFASAQQAQAIEPGLPDAAYGELAAGGTGLPNHVLDTRFPATLPNAPVDMHASLGYDDYANSPVHRFFQMWQQLDCDAATATLDNLSGCRNDLFPWVETSVGAGSNGKPQPANFTDQTTGEGSTAMQFLNIAHGDAPYFAELARTYALSDNFHQSVMGGTGANHIMLGYGEPIWYADAQGRPAVPPANQVENPDAQPGTNNWYVQDGYGGGSYVDCADDNQPGVAQIRNYLHALPYDAFHGGNCRRNAYYLVNNYNPGYLGDGTPAPLGASQFTIPPTKQDNLALLLSRHHVSWKYYGEGWDNGKEDGEGGSYCNICNPFLYSEQVMTNPKLRARNQDINDLYSDIRNGTLPAVSIAKPDGLLDGHPASSKLDLYEGYVQKIVEMVKANPTLWNDTAIMVTFDEGGGYYDSGYVQPIDFFGDGTRIPLLVISKYSEGGHVVHTYYDHVSFDKFVEANWGLHERISQRSRDNLPNPVALPEDPYVPLNAPAIGNLMDMFDFRLAHQPGRDDDEALQD